Below is a genomic region from Mesorhizobium sp. NZP2298.
GGACAGGCCGTGCGGATGCTCGGTCTTGGGCTGCAGTGTCATCAGGTCCACAATGTTGATGACGCGGACCTTCAGGTCGGGGAGGTGTTGGCGCAGCAGATCGACGGCGGCCAGCGTCTCCAGCGTCGGCACGTCGCCACAACAGGCCATGACCACTTCGGGCTCGCCGCCGCGGTCGTTGCTCGCCCATTCCCAGATGCCGATGCCGGCCGAGCAATGCTTGATCGCCTCGTCCATAATCAGCCATTGCGGCTGCGGCTGCTTGCCGGCGACGATGACGTTGACGCGGTTCCAACTCCTTAGGCAATGGTCGGTGACATAGAGCAGCGTGTTGGCGTCCGGAGGGAAGTAGACGCGTACGATGTCGGCCTTCTTGTTCGCGACATGGTCGACGAAGCCGGGGTCCTGATGGCTGAAGCCATTATGGTCCTGCCGCCAGACATGCGAGGTCAGCAGGTAATTCAACGAAGCGATCGGGCGGCGCCAGGCGACCTCCTTCGAGGTCTTCAACCACTTGGCGTGCTGATTGAACATAGAATCCACGATGTGGATGAAGGCTTCATAGCATGAGAAGAAGCCATGCCGACCGGTGAGCAGATAGCCTTCCAGCCAGCCCTGACAGGTATGTTCCGAAAGGATTTCCATCACGCGTCCTTCCGGCGACAAATGATCATCGTAGGAAAGCGTCTCGGCATCCCAGGCCCGGTCGGTCACCTCGAAAAGGTCCTGCAACCGGTTGGAGGCGGTCTCGTCCGGGCCGAAGACGCGGAAGTTGCGGGTCGAGGCATTGTTGTGCATCACGTCCCGCAGGAAGCCGCCGGTAATCTTCGTGGACTCCGCATCCGTGTCGCCCGGACTGTGGACCGTCACGGCATAGTCCCTGAAGTCCGGCATCCTGAGCGGTCGCATCAGAGCCCCGCCATTGGCGTGCGGATTGGCGCTCATGCGCTTGTCGCCCGCTGGCGCCAGTGCAGCGACCTCCGGTTTCAACCGGCCTGTCTCGTCGAATAGTTCCTCCGGCTTGTAGCTGCGCAGCCATTCCTCAAGCAGCCCCAGATGCTCCGGCTTCTCCATGGTGAACGGCACTTGGTGAGAGCGCCAGAACCCTTCCGCTTTCAGCCCGTCGACAGTCTTCGGCCCGGTCCAGCCCTTCGGCGATTTTAAGACGATCATCGGCCAGATCGGACGCTCGACGCTACCGCCGGTGCGCGCCTTCTCCTGGATGGCGCCAATTTCGGCGAAGGCATCGTCGAGCGCGGCCGCCATCTTCTGGTGCATCATCTCAGGTTCGTCGCCCTCGACAAGGATCGGACGATAGCCGTAGCCGACAAGCAGCGACCGCAGTTCCTCCCAGCCGATGCGGGCGAGCACGGTCGGATTGGCTATCTTATAGCCGTTCAGGTGCAGGATCGGCAGGACGGCGCCGTCGGTTTTCGGATTGAGAAACTTGTTGCCATGCCAAGAGGTGGCGAGAGGCCCGGTCTCGGCTTCGCCATCACCGATCACGCAAGCGGCGACCAGATCGGGATTGTCGAAGACCGCGCCGTAGGCGTGGCTGAGCGAATAGCCCAGTTCGCCGCCCTCATGGATGGAGCCAGGCGTCTCCGGGGCACAATGACTTGGGATGCCACCGGGAAAGGAGAACTGGCGGAAAAGACGGCAAATCCCGGCCTCGTCCTGCGAGACATCGGGATAGAGCTCGCTGTAGGTTCCCTCGAGCCAGGTCGACGCGACCACGCCCGGAGCACCATGACCCGGACCGGCGATGAAAA
It encodes:
- a CDS encoding phosphoketolase family protein, with the translated sequence MQESNPTSNEAAPLAPDEIGLINAWWRAANYLSVGQVYLLANPLLREPLTMEHVKPRLLGHWGTTPGLNFLYVHLNRIIRERDANVLFIAGPGHGAPGVVASTWLEGTYSELYPDVSQDEAGICRLFRQFSFPGGIPSHCAPETPGSIHEGGELGYSLSHAYGAVFDNPDLVAACVIGDGEAETGPLATSWHGNKFLNPKTDGAVLPILHLNGYKIANPTVLARIGWEELRSLLVGYGYRPILVEGDEPEMMHQKMAAALDDAFAEIGAIQEKARTGGSVERPIWPMIVLKSPKGWTGPKTVDGLKAEGFWRSHQVPFTMEKPEHLGLLEEWLRSYKPEELFDETGRLKPEVAALAPAGDKRMSANPHANGGALMRPLRMPDFRDYAVTVHSPGDTDAESTKITGGFLRDVMHNNASTRNFRVFGPDETASNRLQDLFEVTDRAWDAETLSYDDHLSPEGRVMEILSEHTCQGWLEGYLLTGRHGFFSCYEAFIHIVDSMFNQHAKWLKTSKEVAWRRPIASLNYLLTSHVWRQDHNGFSHQDPGFVDHVANKKADIVRVYFPPDANTLLYVTDHCLRSWNRVNVIVAGKQPQPQWLIMDEAIKHCSAGIGIWEWASNDRGGEPEVVMACCGDVPTLETLAAVDLLRQHLPDLKVRVINIVDLMTLQPKTEHPHGLSDADFDELFTKDKPVIFAYHGYPWLIHRLAYKRTNHDNMHVRGFKEEGSTTTPFDMVVRNDLDRFHLVADVIDRVPRLGPIAAYVKQAMRDKLIEHNQYIREHGADMPEVAGWRWPGRE